The genomic DNA ATGAAAAGACGTACGAGCTCGCCAAaggcgccgtgctcctcggcatCTCTGACGAGCTCGCCTGGTCCATCTTTTTGGATTGGGGCGACTTTGCGCTCGTCCATCTGCCGTACATGCACCTGCTTACCTTTGTGAAGCTCTTCccccgctcggcgcgcaccaACTCGATCCGCGCGCTTCTGCGcctggtcggcgacgaggcgtaccagcgcggcgacgctgGTGAAGtgacgcgcgagcagatCCTCAAAGAGACGGACCTCTtgcagctcgccctcgaTGGCCTCGACAATAAGCAGGACACTctctttgcgcagcgcattgtCGCGCTCTTTTACCTGCTCGACAAGGACTATGCGTCGGCACTGGATATCCTTCTTGCCGCACACAGCAAGCTCGGGGACCGCGAggcgagcaccggcgcgccggccaccCACGTCACCCTCGAGCTCaatgcgcagctcgcgacgGCGTACACGCACCTGCACCCCCCCAAGTACCacaaagaggcgcagcgccttaCCCAGGCGGtcctcgccaaggacggCACAAACCTTGACGCGCGCTTTGACCACGCCTACCTGTGCaaagcgcgcggcgcctggtTCGAAGCTCGCCGCGGTTTCGAGGTCGTGATCTCGCTggcggctgcgcaggccgagtcgctgcacgagctgccCGAGAGCCCCGGCCGCAACCTggctgcgctgcagctctcgcccgacgcgcgtctcgaggccgaggccgagctggcCAACACGCTGATCGAGCTGAAGGAGCTTGTGCCCGCCAAGGACATGCTCGATGCGATGATCGAGCAGTACGACAATGACGACAACGTCTTTGGCGCCGAGTTCCGTGCGCGCCTGTGGtacctgctcggccgctGCTTCTGGGCGATGGGCGGCGAGTTCCGCAAGGATGCGCAGCATGCGTACCGCTGTTATGTCACGGCGATCAAGCGCTGCGGCTCGTTCGCCCCCGCCTTTACCGCCCTTGGCAAGTACTACGAGACggaggcgacgccgccggacCTCGTGCGTGCGTCCAAGTGCTTCCAGAAAGCCTTTGAGATGGACGCGACCGAGTTCAGTGCCgcacagcgcctcgtcgagcactTTGCGGACCAGCGCGAGTGGGGCCTTGTGGATGTgattgcgcgccgcgtgatCGAGGCGGaaggcggcgtcgaggcgctcgccggccgcccCAAGTCGGGCATCCACGTCTCGCCGAACGCGTGGGTCTGGAAGGCGGTCGGCATTGTTGAGGCGCTGAACAACCACCCCGAGCAGGCGATTGTTGCGCTGCAGGtgacgctgcgctcgaaCCCGCACGATGTCGACGCGTGGGTGCGCATGGGCGAGGCGTACCTTGCCTTTGGCCGTCCGATCCCTGCGCTCAAGACGTTTggcaaggcgctgcagctcctcggtgcgacgccgagcgctggcGTGGAAGAGTGGCACATTTACTACAatgtcgccgaggcgcagcgccgcctcggccgcttTGACCGTGCCGTGACGATCCTTGCCCagatcgccgagcagcgcccgGAGCAGCACAGTGTGCGTGCGATGcttgccgagacgcgcctcgacgaagGCCGCCGTCTCCTTGCCTCGGGctacgccgcgcgcgcgcacagcacgctgcgccacgcgATCTACGACGCGGTgtgtgcgctgcgtgccgacaAGCTGCTGAGCACCGCGTGGAAGGTGGCGGGCGATGCGTGTTTCTACCTCTCGAAGCTCGACctgggccgtgcgccggacgacgcggcggccgttgccccgccgcaaggcgccgcaggcctgcgcagcacgctgtacgagctcgtgctgatgctcggccagcttgacctcgacgcgcgcctcgcggcgatcAGCGCGGTGTCGGCCGCGGACCTCACCGCCGCGATTcccgccgacgacgactgGAGCGAGCCGCGTGCGGCAGAGTACGCTCAGCATGCGGTGCTGTGCTACAAGTACATCGCCCAGGCCCAGTCAAGCGAGTCCAAGGTGACGGTGTTTTCGTGGGCCGATCTCGCCActggcctcgcgcgcctcgcggccactgccgacgaggccaCAAGCAcgcttgcgcacgagcaggccgtgcagtgcgtccgcctcgcgctgtcGATCAAGCCGCAGGCCCGTCTGTggctgctcctcggcaacCTGCactttgcgcgcgacgtcggcacggcgcagcacgcgtACATCATGGCGATCGAGAGCAGCCCCAAGAGCCCCGTGCCCTGGACCTCGCTTGGATTCCTGTACCTGAGCCAAGGCGACGcagagctcgccgagcaggcgttcctgcgtgcgcagacCACGGCGCCCGACTGGCCCATGAGctggctcgggcgcgcgctgctcgccgagcacggcggtgacgcgcgtgcgcgcctcgcgctgttTGAGCACGCCTACACGCTTGCCGAAGgcacctcgctcgaggccgactATGGCTTTGCCATGTCGGCCTttgtgcgcctgcgccaagGCGCCAAGCTGTCGCAGACGCAGGTCCTGTCaccgctccttgcgctgaaCCACTATGTCGCGCgggcgccggtcgacgacgccggtCTGCACCTTTCTGcactgctcgccgagcagctcggcgcggaccGCCTTGCGATCGAGCGTAtcgagcgcgctgccgcgcagctcgaggcgggcTTTGAGGCGACCGAGAGCactgcgcttgcgctcaaGTACGGCATTGCGTCGATGAACCTCGGCCGCAtccgccttgcgcgccgcgacgcggacggcGCGATCGAGGCGTTTGAAGGCGCActcgcgcttctcggcgaggaggacaccgaggcggtgcCGGTGCACGCGGATCAGCTGCAGCTCACACGCACCTCTGCGTCGGTCGGCatcgcgcatgcgcacTTTATGCagggcgcgcacgccgacggcatcgccgagctcgaggcggcgcgcgccgagctgcacgcgGCCGGCCTCGCAGACGATGCcgtggcggcggcccaTGCCGAGATCGCGGTactcctcgcgcgcatgcgctggcAGACGGGCGATCGCACGGCGATCGCCGAAGAACTCGACACGGCGTACGTACCCAGACTGACCcagcctcgcgctcgcacCGACCGACTCGCTGCTCATCACCACCCGCGCGGCCCTCGCGTCGGCGGTGGGCGACACTGCGCAGTACAATGCAGTGCTCGGCCAGtttgccgcgtcgctctcgcccGCCAAGaagctgcagctgcgcaacaGCCCGGCGACGGCTTCGCTGAGCATCTGGCAGCTGGCGGCTGCGGTACGTTGCTCTACTAACCCAGTTCCCcatcgatgcgctgctgcagcacctcgccaCGACGAtcg from Malassezia japonica chromosome 1, complete sequence includes the following:
- the SKI3 gene encoding Superkiller protein 3 (TransMembrane:9 (o1594-1617i1653-1671o1691-1709i1721-1745o1765-1785i1797-1817o1837-1860i1872-1890o1896-1916i); BUSCO:EOG09260779; COG:A; EggNog:ENOG503NU3G) yields the protein MSSVDKQMLRDTRALIQKGDWEKASEKAAAILEFSPENYNALVFRGLALLHLGQEEGSETSYLRATEVDGSQVLAWQGLEKLYSTQKQWAKLGNVYHHLADIALSAGDAEKCGNALTKLIALRRQHGSYPEIAQALLTFVPPSKYCSLLETLPVPDQAAPASNPAFNAQMLVHVGALENVLELIDLLQKADTLKMDEIVKKQKSTLEGAKLGMTLLRNQATATVSAQSRVPSLYEYVINSPRADDKMRRDMEGRLLRFYHRFVTAIPTRGPSANAGLKKEMHEKTYELAKGAVLLGISDELAWSIFLDWGDFALVHLPYMHLLTFVKLFPRSARTNSIRALLRLVGDEAYQRGDAGEVTREQILKETDLLQLALDGLDNKQDTLFAQRIVALFYLLDKDYASALDILLAAHSKLGDREASTGAPATHVTLELNAQLATAYTHLHPPKYHKEAQRLTQAVLAKDGTNLDARFDHAYLCKARGAWFEARRGFEVVISLAAAQAESLHELPESPGRNLAALQLSPDARLEAEAELANTLIELKELVPAKDMLDAMIEQYDNDDNVFGAEFRARLWYLLGRCFWAMGGEFRKDAQHAYRCYVTAIKRCGSFAPAFTALGKYYETEATPPDLVRASKCFQKAFEMDATEFSAAQRLVEHFADQREWGLVDVIARRVIEAEGGVEALAGRPKSGIHVSPNAWVWKAVGIVEALNNHPEQAIVALQVTLRSNPHDVDAWVRMGEAYLAFGRPIPALKTFGKALQLLGATPSAGVEEWHIYYNVAEAQRRLGRFDRAVTILAQIAEQRPEQHSVRAMLAETRLDEGRRLLASGYAARAHSTLRHAIYDAVCALRADKLLSTAWKVAGDACFYLSKLDLGRAPDDAAAVAPPQGAAGLRSTLYELVLMLGQLDLDARLAAISAVSAADLTAAIPADDDWSEPRAAEYAQHAVLCYKYIAQAQSSESKVTVFSWADLATGLARLAATADEATSTLAHEQAVQCVRLALSIKPQARLWLLLGNLHFARDVGTAQHAYIMAIESSPKSPVPWTSLGFLYLSQGDAELAEQAFLRAQTTAPDWPMSWLGRALLAEHGGDARARLALFEHAYTLAEGTSLEADYGFAMSAFVRLRQGAKLSQTQVLSPLLALNHYVARAPVDDAGLHLSALLAEQLGADRLAIERIERAAAQLEAGFEATESTALALKYGIASMNLGRIRLARRDADGAIEAFEGALALLGEEDTEAVPVHADQLQLTRTSASVGIAHAHFMQGAHADGIAELEAARAELHAAGLADDAVAAAHAEIAVLLARMRWQTGDRTAIAEELDTALALAPTDSLLITTRAALASAVGDTAQYNAVLGQFAASLSPAKKLQLRNSPATASLSIWQLAAAFPIDALLQHLATTIGSSDSSTAVLVLAAETMTRLGAARVAASEPLPSLALEQGSVLGVARRVLRAVREREEGDLYWPDAVANLALAELLTTREATYTPEEPAADDDAPKAPREVPSAAAAAQHAAAAVHLAPWHAGHRRLLAAAYRMVLALGRWVYGAALAPCIAYLVGMSMDVIGGAACTTAPSVCPAERAAWIAAVAEPLRRFAYVVHCVDMAYPALVISALLAVLGYGITYLAVGWSRSAFLAQGLSGVDLLKTALVPPGTTPERVPETLGLPCAAVYLFLLLLFIPFRYFGPHAYSVSAPSVHQELATFLSALLSMYSGALLGFVDDVLDIRWRYKLPIPLLSSIPMLVVYMASEGVTSVVVPAWPPFLRMLLHDTVELGAWYYVYMMLLATFCTNCINILAGINGVEVGQALVIALSVCVNDLLYLDIGTTLREALYADMRPVASQVPQAVAARHLFSLHLLLPFVGASAGLLAWNKYPSKVFVGDTYCYFAGMVLVAAGILGHYSKTLLLFFLPQIFNFVLSCPQLFGLVPCPRHRVPYVDPASGRLIPSCVRLAAHKSAAKHAAANACLAVLLRLRLAAPLYDTKGTLVGVTNLTLLNTILVRPCR